In Chiloscyllium plagiosum isolate BGI_BamShark_2017 chromosome 18, ASM401019v2, whole genome shotgun sequence, a single genomic region encodes these proteins:
- the LOC122559205 gene encoding sentan-like isoform X2, with product MSPVKVLRNCTELEKSVATIVVIFNNHAGPDGKLSKAQAKDLLLAQFQSFIKGQELKPKYKEIISDLDEDKDKKIDFEDFMIILTSLTIMSNIMHELQCLTMKK from the exons ATGTCTCCTGTCAAAG TGCTCAGGAATTGCACAGAGTTGGAGAAATCTGTTGCAACAATAGTGGTAATATTTAATAATCATGCAGGTCCCGATGGAAAACTCAGTAAAGCTCAGGCAAAAGATTTACTTTTGGCCCAGTTTCAGAGTTTCATTAAG GGACAAGAGCTGaagccaaaatacaaagaaaTTATTTCTGACCTTGATGAAGATAAGGACAAAAAAATAGACTTTGAAGATTTTATGATAATATTGACAAGCCTGACAATAATGTCAAATATTATGCATGAGCTACAATGTCTGACAATGAAAAAATAA
- the LOC122559205 gene encoding sentan-like isoform X1 — MAKCSRTSVKKQMSPVKVLRNCTELEKSVATIVVIFNNHAGPDGKLSKAQAKDLLLAQFQSFIKGQELKPKYKEIISDLDEDKDKKIDFEDFMIILTSLTIMSNIMHELQCLTMKK; from the exons ATGGCCAAATG TTCCAGAACATCGGTTAAGAAGCAAATGTCTCCTGTCAAAG TGCTCAGGAATTGCACAGAGTTGGAGAAATCTGTTGCAACAATAGTGGTAATATTTAATAATCATGCAGGTCCCGATGGAAAACTCAGTAAAGCTCAGGCAAAAGATTTACTTTTGGCCCAGTTTCAGAGTTTCATTAAG GGACAAGAGCTGaagccaaaatacaaagaaaTTATTTCTGACCTTGATGAAGATAAGGACAAAAAAATAGACTTTGAAGATTTTATGATAATATTGACAAGCCTGACAATAATGTCAAATATTATGCATGAGCTACAATGTCTGACAATGAAAAAATAA